tctgaacaacattcatgcagacacggtagcagacgcgtttattggctaccgggtgaatgtagtccttggagaacgaccgccacccattgcacccgaagaaatcgacctcccccggcaaaccagagtggttctggctcaattacgttccggcagatgcagccgcttcaattcccacagagctaggattaatGCCGACTTGCAAgttgtatgtcccgattgtaaccagggaccgcacaatacacgtcacctgtttaactgcccggccagacccactcgactcagacccagatccctgtggacgcaccccatctaagtcgcggagttcctgggtcttgacactcaacagaatcaagcagacgaaagatagtacacaataaactgctacaacaacaacaacaaccgtaaAGATTCCTTTAGGATCATTATTTCTTCTCCTAACTATCACTCTGAGATCATAAAGATCCATTATGGGATCATAAATATTCCTTATCAAAAAGATCCCTTTAACTATCATACAGCTCTCTTCTGAGATCATATACATCCCTCTTGGACCATAAATATCCATAAAGAAATCCCACATGGAATCATAAAAGTCATAAACAAACCTGATGGGAAAGATCCCATATGAGATTGTAGGGATCGCTTATCAGGTTACAAAGATCCCATATGGAATCATAAAGGTCCCTATTGGGTTCTTCTCTTATGGAACCATAAAGTCACTGGGATCAAAGGAATCCCTCATGGAATCATAAATGCCTTTATGGTATAATAAATAACCCTAATGAGGATATACATATCACTTATGGGATCATAAAATCTCTTTTTGAAGCACACAAATCCCTGTGGGGATCATAAAGATCCTTCATGGCATCATAAGGATACCTTATGGGATTATTAAACTCGCCTATGGGATCATAAGATAATCTATGGAATCGTAAAGATCATTTATGGGATTATAAAGATCCTGCATGGGATCATTAAAATCGCTTATGAGATCTTTATCGGTTCATAAAGATCCCTTATGGGTTCATAAGTTGCTTTATGATCCCTTAAAGGATCCTATGAATCGAATGATATATCCCTTTAGAGATCATAAAAATCTCTTATGTGTTCAAAATGATCTCTTATGGAATTATAAATATCCCTTATGTGACCATGAAGATCCATTATGGGATAATTAAGTTCCCTTTTTAAGATCAAAGAGATACATTTTGGAATCCGCGctaaagctattgggttgcccaaaaaataattgcggattttttaaaagaaagtaaatgcatttttaataaaacttagaatgaactttaatcaaatatactttttttacactttttttctaaagtaagctaaaagtaacagctgataactgacagaagaaagaatgcaattgcagagtgacaagctgtgaaaaaatttgtcaacgccgactatatgcaaaatccgtaattactttttgggcaacccaatacaatagttGTATGTCGAGAATGATATCATACTGACAGCGATACATATGACCAAGCGAATGCTGCAAAATTATCGAGAACCACATCGGAGCAGTAGTACTGGATGAGCGGATTACTTCTTACAAGTATTGCAGCGTATCCATATATCTGAAAATGGGTGTCGTAAGCCTACAATTTGCCAGCTtgtaacatatttcgataccACTTCTCAGCACATATACAGACCCACCATTGGCTATAGCAAATCGCTATACAACCAATATCCCTGTCATCTATGTTTATGGCAGAGTCGCACCTAATGCCAGCAAAGACTTGGCGTTCTGATAATGTTGACATGCCATTGGTTACAGATAATTGCCGCACAGTCAATGTCAATGTCACTGTCATCTACGATTATAACAGAGCCATGaccgatttcacttaaaactTTCTCCCCGCAATCTTAAAACACTAACGTTTAAGACATACGGTTTTTgttatggaggctatataaaaatgtctcaCCCAAACTAATGCCGTACTTATTGGTTGTTGTGTACTGCCACAAAATTTCCATCATAGTTAGGAGATATATCTTAGGTCGATAATGAGCGTTTTGGTACTCGCCAGTAGTAATACCATTACCATATGGCAAAGAGAGAACTTCAAATCGATAAATGCTAGCCAAAAACATCTTTCCACACAGTCCGGGCATAGTCAGAGGAATCCAATTTGGTGCTAAATATTAGCCGCCGTACAGGCGATGCCAATGTCATCTACGATTGCAGCAGAGTAATTCACGTTGTCAGTAAAGACTCGCCTTCCTCCCGGCAATGCTAAAACACTACCAACCATAACATGCTTGAAAGTCTCGAGCAAACTGAATGCCGGGTTAATTTGTTTTTCCACCATGGTTAGGTGATATATTTGAGGCCATTTAGCTAAATACTACCccattgaaatttagaacaggtAATAAGCTGAGTTTCCCTATTTAATATTCAAATGGTGTTTCGCTAAGTGAAACACTGGAGTTAGGCAAATGAGACCCCTTTCCCTCCCCCCATACTTGTCTTAGAGAAAAATGAGTGGCAGttaaattccatgaaatttattatcttttgaagtaaaatagaaatggGTCAAAGGCAACTCACAAATATTGGCCAAATACTTGACTAATGGTAATTTGCAAACATTAGAATGTtaagaatttaaatattttggacATCCTGCTGTGAGAAGAACCAATTGACAAGGGGTATAAAAAGCCATTCAACAACTTTAAGAAATCAGTGCCTTTTTGTAAATTATTGCAAAACCAAAattcattttgtaaaaaaaaaatgctagttTGCTGGATTTTCTTGCTCCTTGTGGCCCACATTGCCAGTGCCAGTCGAATTATTGGTGGGCAATTTGCTACACCCGGACAATTTCCATACCAGGTGTCTTTGCAGCTAAAAGGACGTCATCATTGTGGTGGTTCCTTAATATCGGAGAATTTTATAGTAACGGCTGCTCATTGCACCATGGGTCAGAGTCCAAGTCTAATGAGGGTTGTGGTGGGCGCCACGGATCTTGGCACGGCAGAAGGACAAAATGTGGGCATATCACAATTTATCATACATCCCCAGTATAATCCACAAAATCAGGACTATGATATGTCGCTTATCAAATTGGCCCAAGCTGTTAGCCTGGGTTCAGCTACTGTGGACAAAATCGAATTGGCTTCTGCGGACTCGAATTTCGCTGCCGACACCTTGGCCACCATTAGTGGCTATGGAGCCATTAATGGCAATTTACAATTGCCCAATAGATTGAAATTTGCCCAGGTTCAATTGTGGAGTCGTGACTATTGTAATCCCCAGAATATACCAGGTGTCACCGATCGCATGATTTGTGCTGGCCATCCCAGTGGCCAGGTAAGCTCTTGCCAAGGAGATAGCGGCGGACCTTTGGTGGTGGAGAATAAGTTGTTTGGTGTAGTCTCTTGGGGTTTCGGTTGTGGTGCCGAAGGCAAACCGGCCATGTACACCTATGTGGGAGCATTGCGTTCTTGGATTAAGGAAAATTCAGGGGTTTAAGTTTGGAATCTGCGATTTTGGTTTAAGATTAACTGATTTTGTGTTTCCATCATTtctcattttttgtttaataaaaaaacacacacacaatgcATCATATCGGAGTGTTTTATTGAATTACATGGGACATTTAGGGGAAGTTTTATATGGGGTTGTCCCCAAAAaaatgattttacttcttgagaacaTGAAGTGAGACCCGATAGAGTTAAAAACACATTGCGTCACATTTGAGTTGAGTCTtagaaaaatgaaaatctaaaaaatgtgcgaacataatttttcaataattttggctTAATTGATATAACCCAACGTGGAGAGTA
The genomic region above belongs to Stomoxys calcitrans chromosome 5, idStoCalc2.1, whole genome shotgun sequence and contains:
- the LOC106086494 gene encoding trypsin-1-like, encoding MLVCWIFLLLVAHIASASRIIGGQFATPGQFPYQVSLQLKGRHHCGGSLISENFIVTAAHCTMGQSPSLMRVVVGATDLGTAEGQNVGISQFIIHPQYNPQNQDYDMSLIKLAQAVSLGSATVDKIELASADSNFAADTLATISGYGAINGNLQLPNRLKFAQVQLWSRDYCNPQNIPGVTDRMICAGHPSGQVSSCQGDSGGPLVVENKLFGVVSWGFGCGAEGKPAMYTYVGALRSWIKENSGV